The Corynebacterium minutissimum genome includes the window GGATTCTGCAGAAAGTCCTCGTCCACGGCGGAGTCCTTGTCCTGCGCGGCGTCAGGTTCTGCTGCCGCTGCTGGAGCATCCTTCTCGCTCGTGCCGCGTGAAGCATCATCCTCGGCATCCGCAGCTGGTTCCTCGCCACCACGCGGCGACGGGAGCACCGAGGGCTCCGCATAGTGATCCTCGGACTCGGCATCGGAAGCGCTGCCGGAGTACACAGACAAATCCGTCACGCTCGGGTCACCGGCGCGAGCAGACTCAATATCCTCACGCTCTCCGAACTGCTCACGGCCGTCGATGGCTTCGTCGTAGCGCTCGCCGCGTCCTACTGAGGTCAGCGAGCGAACCGGCTGCACAAAATCAGGGTCGGTCAGGTCCGCAGCCACGGAGTTGCGCGCCTCCACGGTAGCCGGGGAGGTCATGGTCTGCTTAAAGGTCCACTCCGCCTCATTAGAGGACAGCCCGGCCTTCCACGTGATGCGCAGAATCCAGGGTTCGCCCTGGTGGCGGTACGCATCCCACGTGGACTCAGAGAGGGAATGCCCGCGTGCGGCGAAGGCCGTGGCGAGGATTTCCCACAAGGTAAGCTTGGCCGGTCCATCCTCGCGGATGGGGTGGGCTTGCTTGGCGACGTCCGCAATCCGCGCCCTTTCCAGCAACACCGGATGGGCAAAAGGCTCGATACGTGATTCGGGGACGCCGAGCTCTTCTGCAATCTCGGCAGCGGAGGCACCCGCGCGAATGCGTGCCTGAATCTCGTTTGGGCGCAGACTGATGGGCTGCGACGAGGCGGACGAGGCCTCTGCCTCCTGAGACTTATACGAAGAGGGCATGACCGTGTGAAGGCCAGTGGAGTGCACCTGTGCGGGTTCCTGCGTCTCAGCAGCGTCTACCTCAGTCCCGGCGTCAGTCTGTTGTGTGTCCTGGACTGCTGCACCATCCGCTGGGGCATCTGCGGGGTCTGGGGAGTCTACAGCGCTGGTGGAACTGGCAGGCGCGAGCAGCTCACGAAGCTCGTCGGTGACTTCGAGGAAGAACTCCTCGCCATCCTCTGCTCGGAGGACGAGCGAGGTGTCAGTTGAGTCGCTGGGTGCGAGGAAAATCTCGCGCATGGTGGCGCTCCTTAGCCTGGTAGCGGACATGTGATGAAGTCCACTTTACCCAGAACATGCCCCAAACTCCGGCAAGAGCGCGGGGCATGTTGAGTGTCTCAACAATTCGTTGCAGCAGAAGTTGCTGTGCGGAGCAACAGGTAGTGAGCGAAGGCTAGTGGTTATCTAGCACGTAGTCGATGGACTTGGTGAGCTTCGTGATGTCCTCGGCATCGATGGCCGGGAACATGCCCACCCGGAGCTGGTTGCGGCCGAGCTTGCGGTAGGGCTCGACGTCGAGAATGCCATTGGCGCGCAGGGTCTTGGCTACGGCAGCGGCATCGACAGATTCATCGAAGTCAATGGTGCCGACCACGAGCGAACGAGCGGACGGCTCCGTCACGAACGGTGTGGTCTCCGCGCGGGACTCGGCCCAAGTGTAGAGGATGGTGGAGTTGTCCGTGGTGCGCTTCACCATACCGTCGAGGCCGCCGTTGGCGTTCATCCACTGGACCTGGTTGTCCAGCATGAGCAGCGTCGCCACCGCCGGGGTGTTGTAGGTCTGGTTCTTGCGGGAGTTATCCACCGCAGTTTGTAGGTTGAGGAAAGCCGGGATGAAACGATCTGAAGAGTTGATCTTCTCAATGCGTTCGATGGCCGCCGGGGACATTGCCGCGAGCCATAGGCCTCCGTCGGAAGCGAAGCACTTCTGCGGGGAGAAGTAGTACACGTCTGCTTCAGCCATATCAACCGGCAGGCCGCCAGCGCCTGAGGTGGCGTCGACAACGACGAGTTGGTCAGTATTGTCCGGGTGGGGACGGGTCACCGGCACCATGGCGCCGGTCGACGTCTCGTTGTGTGCCCACGCAATGACATCCGCGCCGTCGGCATCGGCAGTCGCGGGGTCAGGGGCAGTGCCGACCTCAGCCTCCGTAACGAGAGGAGTGTCGAGCCAGGGCGCTTTGTCGGCGGCTTTGGCAAACTTTGAGGAGAATTCGCCGAAGCTCAAATGTGCGGACTTGTTCTCAATCAGTCCGAAGGTAGCTGCATCCCAGAATGCCGTAGCACCGCCGAGGGAAAGGACGATCTCGTAGCCTTCCGGCAGGGAGAAAAGATCGCAAAGGCCTTCACGAATGGAGCCGACCAGATCCTTGACTGCCGGCTGGCGGTGGGACGTGCCGATAATGGAGTCGGCGCCGGCGGTAATTGCCTCAATTTGGGCGGGGCGGACCTTGGAGGGGCCGCAGCCAAAACGTCCGTCGTGGGGAAGGAGATCTGCTGGCAGGACGAGTTCTGTGTTGCTCATGTGGGCAGTCTAGCCCAATTTCATTCGCCCACTAGATATTTTGCCAGGATTGCCAATGTTGGCAGAGTCACAAATTTTGCTAAAGTGTGAAGAGGTTTAATTAGGTCGCGTCGGCGTGAGCCGGCGTTACATATTGAGAAAGGAAAGCTCGTGGCTTCTGACGCGAACAAGGTCGTACTGCACTACCCCGGCGGCGAATACGAGATGGACATCAAGCAGTCCACCGAAGGTGACTCTGGCTTCGATATTGGCAAGCTCCGCAACGAGACTGGACTGGTGACCTTCGACCCGGGTTATGCAGCTACCGGTTCGACCGAGTCCAAGATTACGTTCATTAACGGTGAGGAAGGCATCCTTCGCCACCGCGGTTATGACATCGCTGACTTGGCGGAGAACGCTTCCTTCAACGAGGTGTCTTACCTGCTTATTAAGGGCCACCTTCCGACCGAGGATGAGCTGTCCAAGTTCAACCTGGAAATTCGTCACCACACCCTGCTGGATGAGGACTTCAAGGCTGCGTTCAACATCTTCCCGCGTAACGCGCACCCGATGGCGGTTCTGGCCTCCTCCCTTAACATTCTCTCTGCTTACTACCAGGATCAGCTCAACCCGCTGGATCCGGAGCAGTTGGATAAGGCCACCGTTCGCCTGCTGGCTAAGGTACCGATGCTGGCTGCTTATGCTTACCGTGCATCCCAGGGTAAGCCTTACATGTACCCGGATAATAAGCTCAACGCGCGCGAGAACTTCCTGCGCATGATGTTTGGTTACCCGACCGAGGAGTACGAGGTTGACCCGGTCGTGGCCAAGGCTCTGGACAAGCTCCTTATCCTCCACGCCGACCATGAGCAGAACTGCTCCACCTCCACCGTCCGCATGATCGGTTCCGCACAGGCCAACCT containing:
- the sepH gene encoding septation protein SepH, which gives rise to MREIFLAPSDSTDTSLVLRAEDGEEFFLEVTDELRELLAPASSTSAVDSPDPADAPADGAAVQDTQQTDAGTEVDAAETQEPAQVHSTGLHTVMPSSYKSQEAEASSASSQPISLRPNEIQARIRAGASAAEIAEELGVPESRIEPFAHPVLLERARIADVAKQAHPIREDGPAKLTLWEILATAFAARGHSLSESTWDAYRHQGEPWILRITWKAGLSSNEAEWTFKQTMTSPATVEARNSVAADLTDPDFVQPVRSLTSVGRGERYDEAIDGREQFGEREDIESARAGDPSVTDLSVYSGSASDAESEDHYAEPSVLPSPRGGEEPAADAEDDASRGTSEKDAPAAAAEPDAAQDKDSAVDEDFLQNPDPEPKPTKRRRKAVTPHWEDVLLGVRANTKRPRE
- the serC gene encoding phosphoserine transaminase → MSNTELVLPADLLPHDGRFGCGPSKVRPAQIEAITAGADSIIGTSHRQPAVKDLVGSIREGLCDLFSLPEGYEIVLSLGGATAFWDAATFGLIENKSAHLSFGEFSSKFAKAADKAPWLDTPLVTEAEVGTAPDPATADADGADVIAWAHNETSTGAMVPVTRPHPDNTDQLVVVDATSGAGGLPVDMAEADVYYFSPQKCFASDGGLWLAAMSPAAIERIEKINSSDRFIPAFLNLQTAVDNSRKNQTYNTPAVATLLMLDNQVQWMNANGGLDGMVKRTTDNSTILYTWAESRAETTPFVTEPSARSLVVGTIDFDESVDAAAVAKTLRANGILDVEPYRKLGRNQLRVGMFPAIDAEDITKLTKSIDYVLDNH
- a CDS encoding citrate synthase is translated as MASDANKVVLHYPGGEYEMDIKQSTEGDSGFDIGKLRNETGLVTFDPGYAATGSTESKITFINGEEGILRHRGYDIADLAENASFNEVSYLLIKGHLPTEDELSKFNLEIRHHTLLDEDFKAAFNIFPRNAHPMAVLASSLNILSAYYQDQLNPLDPEQLDKATVRLLAKVPMLAAYAYRASQGKPYMYPDNKLNARENFLRMMFGYPTEEYEVDPVVAKALDKLLILHADHEQNCSTSTVRMIGSAQANLFVAIAGGINALSGPLHGGANQAVLEMLEDIQNNHDGDATDFMNRVKNKEKGVRLMGFGHRVYKNYDPRAAIVKETAHEILEHLGGDPMLDLAMKLEEIALNDDYFVSRKLYPNVDFYTGLIYRAMGFPTDFFTVLFAIGRLPGWIAQYREQLELNTKINRPRQIYTGETLRKVTPRSER